One stretch of Schlesneria sp. DSM 10557 DNA includes these proteins:
- a CDS encoding GlsB/YeaQ/YmgE family stress response membrane protein, whose amino-acid sequence MSIIWSLLVGIAAGWLSGQIMKGRGFGVLGNLIIGVIGSFVGSALFAVVGLSAYGIIGNLLMSTVGAVALIYILTRIRT is encoded by the coding sequence ATGAGCATTATCTGGTCGTTATTGGTCGGGATCGCCGCAGGCTGGCTGAGCGGTCAGATTATGAAGGGCCGGGGCTTTGGAGTCCTTGGTAATCTCATCATCGGAGTCATCGGTTCGTTCGTCGGCAGCGCCCTCTTCGCCGTGGTCGGCCTGTCTGCCTACGGCATCATCGGCAATCTGCTGATGTCGACCGTCGGGGCCGTCGCATTGATCTACATTCTGACACGCATCCGCACCTGA
- a CDS encoding helicase HerA domain-containing protein: MMQDYEKLGVFYLGKLFNMKTREVKSDSPVLYDAKDLTTHAVCVGMTGSGKTGLCLSLLEEAAIDNIPSICIDPKGDLGNLLLTFPNLLPEDFRPWIDPADATRAGLSPDDYAAKMAKTWKEGLASWGQPPERIKRFRDAVDISIYTPASNAGLPLTVMKSFAVPNDKILDDSEAMRERVASAASGLLALLGVDADPLQSKEHILLSTILDRSWRDKKDVDLGLLIRLIQKPNFTKVGVMDIESFYPAKERIAFAMKLNNLIASPGFQAWLEGESLDIQRLLYTPEGKPRLTIISIAHLSDSERMFFVTILLNEMVSWMRSQTGTSSLRAILYMDEIFGYFPPMTNPPSKTPMLTLLKQARAFGLGVVLATQNPVDLDYKGLSNAGTWFLGRLQTERDKARVLEGLEGASAAAGALFDRGEMEKILAGLGNRVFLMNNVHETHPIVFQSRWALSFLRGPVDRSQIAKLMAEKKGTRAASSVQSVAVLGLNSAGGQHPVLPPGVEEVFLAGETSLLGDAKLLYRPGIHASVRVRFVQASAGVDTQQDLTVFLPAIEQISPTIYDAAEVTTDAGYTLQEQAEAGATFADLPTALNQQKTFEGLKTALKDHIYKTQKLSLWKFAELKETSKEGESEGDFRVRMAHRLKEERDLAVEKLRAKYSSKLATIQEQLRKALQKVEKEKLESRNQTMQAGVTVVTSILGAVFGRKATSVTNMGRIATGARAAGRMGAQKQDVALAEESVEAIQARYDKLNEQFEGEATALLESAAPENIKLQETSITPKKTDVTVDQFALCWTPWIVDAKGNAEQAW, translated from the coding sequence ATGATGCAAGACTACGAAAAGCTGGGCGTCTTTTATCTCGGCAAACTGTTCAACATGAAAACGCGTGAGGTCAAAAGTGATTCCCCCGTCCTGTATGACGCGAAGGATCTGACCACCCATGCCGTCTGTGTGGGGATGACCGGCAGCGGAAAAACGGGTCTGTGTTTGTCGCTGCTGGAAGAGGCCGCCATCGACAATATCCCGTCGATCTGCATTGATCCCAAAGGGGATCTGGGCAACCTGCTGCTCACCTTTCCCAACCTGCTGCCCGAAGACTTCCGGCCCTGGATCGACCCTGCAGACGCCACCCGCGCCGGCCTCTCGCCTGATGACTACGCTGCAAAAATGGCGAAGACCTGGAAAGAGGGACTGGCAAGCTGGGGACAACCCCCCGAACGGATCAAACGATTCCGCGATGCCGTGGATATCTCGATTTACACACCCGCCAGTAACGCGGGTCTGCCGCTGACTGTGATGAAATCGTTCGCGGTTCCGAATGACAAGATTCTGGACGATTCCGAAGCGATGCGCGAACGGGTCGCCTCGGCCGCGTCTGGCCTACTCGCTCTGCTGGGAGTCGACGCCGACCCGCTACAGAGCAAGGAACATATCCTGCTTTCAACCATTCTGGACCGTTCCTGGAGAGACAAGAAGGATGTCGACCTGGGGTTATTGATCCGCCTGATCCAGAAGCCCAACTTCACCAAGGTCGGGGTGATGGATATCGAGAGTTTCTACCCTGCCAAGGAACGAATTGCGTTCGCCATGAAGCTGAACAACCTGATCGCCTCGCCCGGCTTTCAGGCATGGCTCGAAGGTGAATCTCTCGATATTCAGCGACTGCTTTACACGCCTGAAGGGAAGCCCCGTCTGACCATCATTTCGATCGCTCACCTGAGCGACAGCGAGCGAATGTTCTTTGTGACCATCCTGCTGAATGAAATGGTGAGCTGGATGCGGTCGCAGACCGGAACCTCGAGTCTGCGTGCCATCCTGTATATGGATGAAATTTTCGGCTACTTCCCCCCCATGACCAATCCCCCCTCCAAGACGCCGATGCTGACGCTGCTGAAGCAGGCTCGCGCCTTCGGACTGGGTGTGGTTCTGGCCACACAGAACCCCGTGGACCTGGACTATAAAGGCCTTTCCAATGCCGGAACCTGGTTCCTGGGCCGACTGCAGACTGAACGTGACAAAGCCCGAGTGCTGGAGGGCCTGGAAGGGGCCTCGGCCGCAGCGGGTGCATTGTTTGATCGTGGTGAAATGGAAAAGATCCTGGCAGGGCTGGGGAATCGTGTCTTCCTGATGAACAACGTCCACGAAACGCACCCCATCGTGTTCCAGAGCCGGTGGGCCCTGTCGTTCCTGCGAGGCCCGGTGGACCGCAGCCAGATCGCGAAACTGATGGCCGAAAAGAAGGGAACGCGAGCGGCCTCTTCGGTGCAGTCGGTTGCCGTCCTGGGTCTCAACTCGGCAGGAGGCCAGCATCCCGTCCTCCCCCCTGGGGTCGAAGAAGTGTTTCTCGCCGGGGAAACCAGCCTGCTGGGCGATGCAAAGTTGCTCTATCGACCGGGAATCCACGCCAGCGTCCGTGTGCGGTTCGTTCAGGCGTCAGCAGGGGTCGACACCCAACAGGATCTGACCGTCTTCCTTCCCGCCATCGAACAGATTTCGCCCACGATTTACGACGCAGCCGAGGTCACAACCGACGCAGGATATACGTTGCAGGAGCAGGCCGAAGCCGGGGCGACATTCGCCGACCTCCCCACGGCGTTGAATCAGCAGAAGACGTTCGAAGGTTTGAAGACCGCATTGAAGGACCATATCTACAAGACCCAGAAACTGTCCCTGTGGAAGTTCGCGGAACTGAAAGAGACGTCGAAAGAAGGGGAAAGTGAAGGGGACTTCCGTGTCCGTATGGCCCATCGCCTGAAAGAAGAGCGAGACCTGGCGGTGGAAAAACTACGGGCGAAGTACAGCTCGAAACTCGCGACCATACAGGAACAGTTGCGCAAGGCTTTGCAGAAGGTCGAGAAAGAGAAACTGGAATCCCGCAATCAGACCATGCAGGCAGGTGTGACAGTGGTGACCTCAATCCTGGGAGCCGTCTTCGGGAGAAAGGCGACGTCCGTGACTAACATGGGCCGGATCGCCACAGGCGCTCGTGCGGCCGGCCGAATGGGTGCTCAGAAGCAGGATGTGGCGCTGGCGGAAGAGTCGGTCGAAGCGATTCAGGCACGCTACGACAAACTGAACGAACAGTTTGAAGGGGAAGCGACAGCGTTGCTGGAAAGTGCTGCCCCGGAGAACATCAAGCTGCAGGAGACCAGCATTACCCCGAAGAAGACCGATGTCACTGTCGACCAGTTTGCACTTTGCTGGACGCCTTGGATCGTCGACGCGAAAGGGAATGCGGAACAAGCCTGGTAG
- a CDS encoding DEAD/DEAH box helicase, with product MHSNRGALAKSASDDVPAKSAVRDEAAQQILDQIQTLIRRHSRRAEKAGSRWVGRIAGPTYDPEISFFYFECSVRGVMRALVLVKQESTKDNQSRLIPSCSCENFNGLFCEHTFAALTVLLQKLSEPGSAMLKEVLNSSKPVWSVALRNLDQFLHAADAPKPQVPSVPRSRLAWRLMIGPYSTLTMEPVEQTPSKRGGWNKGRAIDWDQLHYDTSIELLPADLEVLQASRSSRFAYWLPTTDQIGTLCEKLVGHPQVFFETTKMEVVKGQLGLRIEEKGENWELIPSISGREVSQFAHFYPCNHICGIAIDMDAAQIHVIRAEVELWKLILSLFEHSPAIPPEAQPHFLQRLPALEAKLPVGLPVSLKGELVDAQQRLFLRVTPHALVGATIQLEVQPAPEGPYFTPGEGPDEVAGLIEEKRVQVQRDPAAERRDAQQLANDLFLNRFTAQGLFHWQVATDDDVLDLLDALRSRPEGDPTVLWPEDSQRQMNVVGEITPAALRVEIKDHHDWFGLSGSITLGGQQFPLATLLTALRGGRRYLDLGKGQFAVISKEFRDRLANLADMVHSNRGKLEINATAAPLLSDVLDDQVTLKASKKWKESLKRLHLATNLEPVVPSTLQADLRDYQVEGYKWLRRLAEWGVGGCLADDMGLGKTVQTVAVLLDRREKGPTLIVAPVSVGFNWMREVERFAPTLRPILYRDTDRVDFLKTLTKGDLLITSYHLLQQHVSELSTIQWGTLVLDEAQAVKNSQTKTAAAVREIQADWKLALTGTPAENHLGDLWSVFRAVSPGLFGSWERFRDVFAEPIEKSKDPERKQALSRVIRPFILRRTKSEVLSELPARTEIQLTAELSPEERRIYEDARLWAVKNLTNLIDGAEKDQRFVVLAALTRLRQLACHPRLVDKKWKHSSAKLDLFLETVEELREGRHRALVFSQFTQHLALVREALDLRKIEYQYLDGSTPAKKRQQAVEAFQRGEGELFLISLKAGGTGLNLTAADYVLHLDPWWNPAVEDQATDRAHRIGQTRPVTVYRFVSKETIEEQILKLHADKRGLVAGILEGTDAAAKMSTAELVDLIRLGGSST from the coding sequence ATGCATTCGAATCGTGGAGCCCTGGCAAAATCCGCATCAGACGATGTGCCCGCGAAATCCGCGGTGAGGGATGAGGCTGCTCAACAGATTCTGGATCAGATTCAAACGCTTATCAGACGCCACAGTCGGCGCGCGGAGAAGGCAGGATCTCGCTGGGTCGGTCGGATTGCTGGTCCGACGTACGATCCCGAAATTTCGTTCTTCTATTTTGAATGCTCTGTTCGCGGCGTGATGCGTGCGCTGGTTCTGGTCAAACAAGAGAGTACGAAAGACAATCAGTCCCGACTGATCCCGAGTTGCTCGTGCGAAAACTTCAATGGCCTGTTTTGTGAACACACGTTTGCCGCATTGACCGTTCTGCTTCAGAAACTCTCGGAACCTGGCTCGGCGATGCTGAAGGAGGTGCTGAATTCCAGCAAACCTGTGTGGTCCGTCGCCCTTCGCAATCTGGATCAGTTTCTTCACGCCGCTGACGCGCCCAAACCACAAGTCCCCTCGGTCCCCCGATCGCGACTGGCCTGGCGCCTGATGATCGGTCCCTATTCCACGCTCACCATGGAACCGGTGGAACAGACGCCCAGTAAACGGGGAGGATGGAATAAGGGTCGCGCGATCGACTGGGATCAACTTCATTACGACACCAGTATCGAACTGCTTCCCGCGGATCTCGAGGTGCTGCAAGCATCACGATCATCGCGTTTCGCCTACTGGCTTCCGACGACCGACCAGATCGGGACCCTGTGCGAAAAACTAGTGGGGCATCCTCAGGTCTTTTTCGAAACCACGAAAATGGAGGTGGTGAAAGGGCAACTTGGCCTTCGGATCGAGGAGAAGGGTGAAAATTGGGAACTGATTCCCTCGATCAGCGGTCGCGAGGTCTCTCAGTTCGCTCATTTCTATCCCTGCAATCACATTTGCGGGATTGCCATCGATATGGATGCTGCCCAGATCCACGTGATCAGGGCGGAAGTCGAACTCTGGAAGCTGATTCTTTCTCTCTTCGAACACAGTCCGGCGATTCCCCCGGAAGCACAGCCCCATTTTCTGCAAAGGCTCCCCGCACTCGAAGCAAAGCTCCCGGTCGGTTTACCCGTCTCGTTAAAAGGGGAACTGGTTGACGCACAGCAGCGATTGTTTCTCCGTGTGACTCCGCACGCCCTGGTGGGAGCGACGATTCAGTTAGAGGTTCAACCTGCGCCCGAAGGACCTTACTTCACGCCCGGCGAAGGACCTGACGAGGTGGCCGGTCTGATCGAGGAAAAGCGAGTGCAGGTCCAGCGAGATCCCGCGGCAGAACGCCGCGACGCTCAGCAGTTGGCGAACGACCTGTTCCTGAATCGCTTCACCGCACAAGGGCTGTTTCACTGGCAGGTCGCAACGGATGATGATGTGCTTGATCTGCTGGATGCGCTTCGCTCCCGGCCCGAGGGTGACCCCACCGTCCTGTGGCCCGAAGACTCACAACGGCAAATGAACGTGGTGGGTGAGATAACGCCCGCTGCTCTGCGAGTCGAGATCAAGGATCATCATGACTGGTTCGGACTGTCAGGATCGATCACGCTGGGGGGCCAGCAATTTCCGTTGGCCACACTGCTGACGGCTCTTCGTGGCGGCCGGCGGTATCTGGATCTCGGCAAAGGACAGTTCGCCGTGATCTCCAAGGAGTTTCGAGATCGCCTCGCCAACCTGGCTGACATGGTGCACTCCAACCGGGGAAAGCTGGAGATCAACGCGACAGCCGCTCCTCTACTGTCAGACGTGCTTGACGATCAGGTGACGCTCAAGGCGAGCAAAAAGTGGAAGGAATCACTGAAACGCCTGCACCTGGCCACGAATCTGGAACCGGTTGTTCCTTCGACCCTGCAGGCCGACCTGCGGGACTATCAGGTCGAAGGTTACAAGTGGCTGAGACGGCTGGCCGAATGGGGCGTCGGAGGGTGTCTGGCCGACGACATGGGTCTGGGGAAGACCGTCCAGACGGTGGCCGTCCTGCTGGATCGGCGAGAAAAGGGCCCGACGCTGATCGTGGCACCCGTGTCCGTCGGTTTTAACTGGATGCGTGAAGTCGAACGCTTCGCCCCCACCCTGCGACCGATCCTGTATCGCGATACGGACCGGGTCGATTTTCTCAAGACGCTGACAAAGGGTGATCTGCTCATCACCAGCTATCACCTGTTGCAGCAGCATGTTTCCGAACTGAGCACCATTCAGTGGGGGACGCTGGTGCTGGACGAAGCACAGGCCGTGAAGAATAGCCAGACCAAAACAGCAGCGGCCGTACGCGAGATTCAGGCCGACTGGAAACTGGCTCTGACCGGGACGCCGGCCGAAAATCACCTGGGCGATTTGTGGAGCGTTTTCCGAGCCGTCTCTCCCGGCCTGTTTGGTAGCTGGGAACGCTTTCGTGACGTCTTTGCGGAACCCATTGAGAAGAGCAAAGATCCGGAACGCAAGCAGGCGCTCTCGCGTGTCATCCGTCCATTCATCTTGCGGCGGACCAAAAGCGAAGTCCTTTCAGAACTCCCCGCACGGACCGAGATTCAGTTAACGGCGGAACTCTCGCCAGAAGAGCGGCGAATCTATGAAGATGCCCGGCTATGGGCGGTCAAGAATCTCACGAACCTGATCGATGGGGCAGAGAAAGATCAGCGATTCGTTGTACTGGCCGCTCTGACCCGGCTGCGTCAGCTGGCCTGCCATCCCCGTCTGGTCGACAAGAAGTGGAAGCACTCGTCGGCCAAGCTGGATCTGTTTCTGGAAACGGTCGAGGAACTGCGCGAGGGACGACACCGGGCGCTGGTCTTCAGTCAGTTTACGCAGCATCTGGCACTGGTGCGCGAGGCACTCGATCTGCGAAAGATTGAGTACCAGTATCTCGATGGATCGACTCCTGCCAAAAAACGTCAGCAGGCGGTTGAGGCGTTTCAGCGGGGCGAGGGTGAGTTATTCCTGATCTCGCTCAAGGCGGGGGGGACAGGACTGAATCTAACGGCTGCCGATTACGTGCTGCACCTGGATCCCTGGTGGAATCCGGCGGTCGAGGACCAGGCGACCGATCGTGCTCACCGGATTGGTCAGACTCGTCCCGTCACGGTCTACCGGTTCGTCTCGAAGGAAACCATCGAAGAGCAGATCTTGAAACTGCACGCCGATAAGCGCGGACTGGTGGCGGGAATTCTGGAAGGGACCGATGCGGCGGCGAAGATGTCGACGGCCGAACTGGTCGACCTGATCCGGCTGGGTGGATCTTCGACGTAA
- a CDS encoding CPBP family intramembrane glutamic endopeptidase — translation MLLSDSQERTAPSEGRPVDYWLETRRPFCNLIFLFPLLVVYEAGVLLTGGFDGNSIRNGADAWMRHWLLRAGIDLFWLLPLLLLSVLLAWHLTVRQPWRMKWETLGGMMAESLLYAFVLIMLGQLTDYGFRYASSLTVQPDLQQLQLEDDYVANGFLIRLVTYMGAGIYEEFLFRLCLLPALYGAIRLLMIPRHWALLGTVVISSVVFSLAHYLGPSTDGSLLQLVIDAIGRVKSRPELWFGFVFRTLAGIFFAGLYFFRGFGIAVGAHAAYDVFVGIVLINEL, via the coding sequence ATGCTGTTGTCCGATTCGCAGGAGCGGACCGCACCCTCGGAAGGCCGTCCAGTGGATTACTGGCTGGAGACCCGGCGTCCATTCTGCAACCTGATCTTCCTTTTCCCGCTGCTTGTCGTTTACGAAGCGGGCGTGCTGCTGACGGGTGGATTCGACGGAAATTCCATTCGGAATGGTGCCGATGCCTGGATGCGCCACTGGCTGTTGCGAGCGGGAATTGATCTTTTCTGGCTGTTGCCTCTGCTGCTGCTGAGCGTCCTCCTCGCCTGGCACCTGACTGTACGACAACCCTGGAGAATGAAGTGGGAGACGCTGGGGGGCATGATGGCGGAAAGCCTGCTCTACGCGTTCGTCCTGATCATGCTGGGCCAGTTGACGGACTACGGTTTTCGATACGCATCATCGCTCACCGTGCAACCGGACCTGCAGCAACTGCAGCTCGAGGATGATTATGTTGCGAACGGCTTCCTGATCCGGCTGGTGACGTATATGGGGGCCGGGATCTACGAAGAATTTCTGTTTCGGCTCTGCCTGCTACCCGCTCTGTACGGGGCCATCCGACTGCTGATGATTCCGCGTCACTGGGCTTTGCTCGGAACCGTGGTGATCTCGAGCGTCGTGTTTTCACTGGCGCATTACCTCGGACCTTCGACGGATGGTTCCCTGCTGCAGTTAGTCATCGACGCCATCGGGCGGGTGAAATCCCGTCCTGAACTGTGGTTCGGATTCGTCTTCCGCACGCTGGCGGGGATCTTCTTTGCAGGATTGTACTTCTTCCGCGGCTTCGGGATTGCGGTCGGTGCACACGCCGCCTACGACGTCTTCGTCGGCATTGTCCTGATTAACGAGCTCTGA
- a CDS encoding serine acetyltransferase: MATDIRLKERLPELTDRIVDTYHEIETINHLGHCPLPSVDMVIEIAEDLKEILYPGYRKRQNLHLGNVTYHIGDLIDSLHDRLTQQFARALRHDYRRKNKLTCEDVQPDFEALGQERAIEFLSALPSIRRVLATDVQAAFDGDPAAGSLDEIIFCYPGLEAITIYRLAHEIDRLKIPLIPRMISEWAHGRTGIDIHPSATIGPSFFIDHGTGVVIGATCEIASHVKLYQGVTLGALSFVRDDAGNLVRTLKRHPTIEDHVVVYANATVLGGSTTIGRNSVIGAGASVYESVPPNTVVTLEKPTLRMRHAS, from the coding sequence ATGGCCACTGACATTCGTCTTAAGGAACGACTTCCCGAGCTGACCGATCGGATCGTGGATACTTATCACGAGATCGAGACGATCAATCATTTGGGTCACTGTCCGCTCCCCAGCGTCGACATGGTGATCGAAATTGCAGAGGACCTGAAAGAGATCCTCTACCCCGGCTACCGGAAGCGCCAGAATCTGCATCTGGGCAATGTGACCTATCACATTGGCGATCTGATCGACAGTCTGCACGATCGCTTAACACAGCAGTTTGCCCGCGCGCTGCGGCACGATTATCGACGCAAGAATAAACTGACGTGCGAGGACGTCCAGCCCGATTTCGAGGCGCTGGGACAGGAACGGGCGATCGAATTCCTTTCGGCACTCCCGTCAATTCGACGTGTCCTGGCAACCGACGTCCAGGCGGCTTTCGACGGCGATCCGGCGGCCGGAAGTCTCGATGAAATCATCTTCTGCTATCCCGGACTCGAAGCCATTACGATTTATCGTCTGGCACATGAAATCGACCGTCTGAAGATTCCCCTGATTCCACGGATGATTTCCGAGTGGGCGCATGGCAGAACGGGGATTGATATTCATCCGAGCGCAACCATCGGCCCCTCGTTCTTCATCGATCACGGCACCGGTGTCGTCATTGGTGCGACCTGTGAGATTGCCAGCCACGTGAAGCTGTACCAGGGAGTGACGCTGGGGGCGTTGAGCTTCGTGCGGGACGACGCGGGAAATCTGGTGCGGACACTCAAACGTCATCCCACTATTGAAGATCACGTCGTCGTCTACGCCAACGCGACAGTGCTGGGGGGATCGACCACCATCGGGCGAAACTCGGTCATCGGAGCGGGGGCCTCGGTCTATGAAAGCGTGCCCCCGAATACCGTCGTCACACTCGAAAAGCCCACGCTGCGGATGCGCCATGCCTCGTAA
- a CDS encoding DUF1501 domain-containing protein, producing MLRAFTPLSRRTCLQVGGLSALGLSVSQLRANRGDARETQVAATTQPKGAVGASPTGTARACIMLYMLGGAPQQETFDMKPEAPGPARSLFPTISTNVPGIDICGLLPNLAHQADRLAIIRSVYHGGNALFHGAGVHYNLTGFPNVPREGEPFLDRRDYPAVGAVLNQLRGSQRGLPAAVQLPMWITQDGPGREWAGQSAGFLGRKYDPLVMDYGYFKLNEDFNNSPGTGEASLPGMMPPGFQLQKELLGGRLEQRLELQSRLGQQKIGAGTPLLRDWMRQQTQALDVLGAESTWKGFDIEHEPVSLREKYGNDRLGRSCLVARRLVEAGVSLVTVIFGGWDTHSHHLEHTRDRLLPPLNRAFGALLDDLADRGLLETTLVAWTGDFGRTPVINGNSPPGRDHWANVYSTVLAGGGIQGGQVYGKSDKLAAEPIDNPVPVGDFVATIYHALGYDGDTTVVDPFDRPHHVMPGRPLTGLF from the coding sequence ATGCTCCGAGCCTTCACACCTCTGTCGCGTCGGACGTGTCTTCAGGTGGGTGGACTGTCGGCATTGGGGCTTTCAGTTTCGCAGTTGCGGGCGAATCGGGGTGACGCGAGGGAAACGCAGGTTGCCGCGACGACGCAGCCGAAGGGAGCTGTCGGAGCCTCGCCGACCGGCACCGCGCGAGCCTGTATCATGCTCTATATGCTGGGTGGGGCACCCCAGCAGGAAACGTTCGATATGAAGCCGGAAGCACCCGGCCCTGCCCGCAGTCTGTTCCCCACAATTTCGACCAACGTACCGGGGATCGACATTTGTGGATTGCTGCCCAATCTGGCCCACCAGGCAGATCGACTGGCGATCATTCGTTCGGTGTATCACGGGGGTAACGCACTCTTTCATGGGGCCGGGGTCCATTACAACCTCACGGGATTTCCGAACGTCCCCCGTGAAGGTGAGCCGTTTCTGGATCGGCGGGACTATCCGGCCGTGGGCGCTGTGCTCAATCAGTTGCGGGGCTCGCAGCGCGGACTTCCCGCCGCGGTTCAGTTACCGATGTGGATTACACAGGATGGTCCCGGCCGTGAATGGGCCGGCCAGAGCGCCGGGTTCCTCGGCCGAAAGTATGATCCGCTCGTGATGGATTATGGCTATTTCAAGCTCAACGAAGATTTCAATAACTCGCCGGGAACTGGTGAAGCGAGTCTACCGGGAATGATGCCCCCCGGTTTCCAGTTGCAGAAAGAACTCCTCGGGGGGCGTCTGGAACAGCGTCTGGAATTACAGAGCCGCCTAGGGCAGCAGAAAATCGGCGCTGGTACTCCGTTGTTGCGGGACTGGATGCGGCAGCAAACGCAGGCTCTGGATGTGCTGGGGGCCGAATCGACGTGGAAAGGCTTTGATATCGAGCACGAACCGGTCTCTCTTCGCGAGAAATACGGGAATGACCGTCTGGGGCGCAGTTGCCTGGTTGCACGTCGGCTCGTGGAGGCGGGGGTCTCACTGGTCACCGTCATCTTCGGTGGGTGGGATACGCACTCGCACCACCTGGAACATACGCGAGATCGGTTACTCCCCCCGCTGAACCGGGCGTTCGGTGCATTGCTTGACGATCTGGCAGATCGGGGTTTACTCGAGACCACGCTTGTCGCATGGACGGGTGATTTCGGCCGGACACCGGTCATCAACGGGAATAGTCCCCCCGGTCGCGATCACTGGGCGAATGTCTACAGCACTGTCCTGGCAGGGGGAGGGATCCAAGGGGGGCAGGTTTACGGCAAGAGCGACAAACTGGCCGCCGAACCGATTGATAATCCGGTTCCCGTCGGCGATTTCGTGGCGACGATTTATCACGCCCTCGGATACGACGGGGATACGACCGTCGTCGATCCATTCGATCGTCCCCACCATGTGATGCCGGGACGTCCGCTGACCGGGTTGTTTTAG
- a CDS encoding protein-signal peptide and transmembrane prediction translates to MRRMWWAATLVVCCVALRELTDAPVVHAEETAAAAAVKPLVLKTRSRVGQSLEEPLTKAVVKEATVEWDPRKTALIICDMWDQHWCKGAAARVEELAGPMNKVIHAARDRGVFIIHAPSTTVDFYKGTPQRRLAQTAPFVKTRFPLATVERWGTAWCYPDGKRESELPIDDTDMGCDCETKCEIVPPWTRQINTIDILEGDAITDHGQETFNLLADRGIDHVIIMGVHLNMCVLGRPFAIRQLVTQGKDVLLVRDMTDTMYCSKSKPFVSHFAGTDLVISHVEKHWCPTILSSDLVGGKPFRFREDKRQDVVGR, encoded by the coding sequence ATGCGACGAATGTGGTGGGCTGCGACGCTGGTCGTCTGTTGTGTCGCGCTGAGAGAACTGACTGACGCTCCAGTGGTTCATGCGGAAGAGACGGCCGCTGCGGCAGCCGTCAAACCTCTGGTCCTCAAGACACGGTCGCGTGTCGGGCAGTCTCTGGAGGAACCCCTTACAAAGGCAGTCGTGAAAGAGGCCACCGTCGAATGGGATCCTCGCAAGACGGCCCTGATCATCTGCGACATGTGGGATCAGCACTGGTGCAAAGGAGCGGCGGCGCGCGTCGAAGAGCTAGCCGGTCCGATGAACAAGGTCATCCATGCAGCGCGTGATCGGGGTGTTTTCATCATCCACGCACCGAGCACCACAGTCGATTTTTACAAAGGGACGCCGCAGCGCCGGCTGGCTCAAACAGCCCCCTTCGTCAAAACGCGGTTTCCGCTGGCGACCGTCGAACGCTGGGGAACCGCCTGGTGCTACCCCGACGGCAAGCGCGAATCGGAACTGCCGATTGATGACACCGACATGGGCTGCGATTGCGAGACCAAGTGCGAGATCGTCCCTCCCTGGACTCGGCAGATCAATACGATCGACATCCTCGAAGGAGACGCCATCACCGATCACGGTCAGGAAACATTCAATCTGCTGGCGGATCGGGGAATCGATCATGTCATCATCATGGGTGTGCACCTCAACATGTGTGTCCTCGGTCGTCCCTTTGCGATTCGGCAACTGGTGACACAGGGAAAAGACGTGCTGCTGGTCCGGGACATGACCGACACGATGTATTGCTCCAAGAGCAAACCGTTCGTGAGCCATTTCGCGGGAACGGATCTCGTCATTTCGCATGTCGAAAAGCATTGGTGTCCGACCATCCTCAGTTCTGATCTTGTCGGCGGCAAGCCGTTCCGGTTTCGCGAAGACAAGCGTCAAGATGTGGTTGGAAGGTAA
- a CDS encoding DJ-1/PfpI family protein, with the protein MTVDTQEVLVEPIVKQVLIIVGDATETVDTLYPYYRLVEAGMRPVVAGPERKLYQMVLHEVKPSWTITREWEGYSIFAEVAFRDIVPEDYAGILFSGGRAPEYLRYDEDLVRITKHFFAANKPIASVCHGVEIPAYAGCVKGRRMATVPKCRFDLEVCGGIFVDEPCVVDGNLVSGRTFHDNGHYIGPWIRLLEAT; encoded by the coding sequence ATGACTGTGGACACTCAAGAAGTACTCGTGGAGCCCATCGTGAAGCAGGTTTTGATCATTGTGGGAGACGCGACGGAAACGGTCGATACGCTTTATCCGTATTATCGATTGGTTGAAGCGGGGATGAGACCGGTGGTGGCGGGACCGGAACGCAAGCTCTATCAAATGGTGCTGCATGAGGTGAAACCGAGTTGGACGATCACCAGGGAGTGGGAAGGCTACTCGATTTTCGCCGAGGTGGCTTTCCGTGACATCGTCCCCGAAGACTATGCAGGGATTCTGTTCTCGGGGGGGCGAGCACCCGAGTATCTCCGTTATGACGAAGATCTGGTCCGGATCACAAAGCACTTCTTCGCAGCAAATAAGCCGATTGCGAGTGTCTGCCACGGAGTGGAAATCCCCGCTTACGCCGGCTGCGTAAAAGGGCGAAGAATGGCCACAGTCCCGAAATGCCGGTTTGACCTGGAGGTCTGTGGCGGTATCTTCGTGGATGAGCCGTGTGTCGTTGACGGAAACCTCGTCAGTGGCCGGACGTTTCATGACAATGGACATTACATCGGTCCCTGGATCCGGTTGTTGGAGGCAACGTGA